The genomic window CACGGCTTCATCGCTTGCGGGGACATTAAGATTTGGTACCGGTTCTGTCGTTGGGGCTATCGTTGCGATACTGCCAAGCGACAGTGCTGGGTCTATGGCTATGGTAATGGCTGCCTGTGCAGTATTGTCAGCATTACTCTATTGGACATTAGGAAAGAAGGCATAATGTCAAAATACTATATTGAAATTCAAAAGTTAGTGAATGATGCGTTGGGCGAGCTTTACGCTCTGCATCAAGCTGGCAAAGCGGTTGATGCGCCGATTGCGAATAACCTTTACTTGGTTCGTTGGGTAACGAAGGCGATTAAGGCTCAATCTTATGATCGTGTGGTTGTGCCTGATTTGGTGCGTTGGCAGAAACAGGGCCGATCACAAGGCAACAATGCTGATTTGACCTTTACCTTCAAACGTATTTCTGCATTTTACGGTAAATTCTTCCCGGAAGGCGAACAGCCAAAAGCGTTGAAAGACAGCGATGTTGAAGCCTTTATGGATAAGATGTACGAGATGGGTTGGAGCGTATCGAGCGAAGATGAGCTAACAACGGGCGGCAAAATTCAGTTTTTCACGGATGGAGAACACTCTTTTGCGCTTTGTGGCAAACAGTGTGACGACTCATTTGACGGCGAGTTGATGGTGAAACCAATGAACTGGTTTGTTCGTGGTAATCATGCGGAGTTTATTCAAGCTGCGATGGAAGCCGGTTTCATGCTTCACAAAGTTACAGACTATAAGTCTGCGGTAAAGTACCACGGTGAGTACATTGTGTATCCTGGCAACCAAGGTAATCAACTGGCTGAGATTCCAATTAGCGTTATTGGGTAATCTCGTAACCATTGAAATGATAAAGACCGCCTAACGGGCGGTCTTTTTCTAGCTATGGGGTATGAAGGGGAGTCGTACTTACTTGCTTTTAATCTCTTTGCTCCTCGACACTCGAATCCCGTATCTGCTTTTATTCTTTTCTCATCTTGTCACCCGTATCTCGCATCTGCTCTTGTGCCTGCTTCTCTATCGCCTTCACCATGCCTTTAAAAATAAAGAGATGAGCAGGCATCATCACGAACCAATAAAGCAGCCCAGAGAACCCTTTTGGGTGCCACCAAGCTGAGATATTGAGAGAGCGAGTGTCACCATGGTCAGATACAGTAATTTCAAGTCGCCCGAGACCAGGGCCTTTCATCCCAAATAGCAGCGATAAAAACTGATTCTTCTCACAGCGAATGACTTTCCATGAATCGATTTTATCTCCAACCTTTAAGTGAGGTCCTTCAGGCGATTGTCGAATTGGAATACCGCCGCCGAAAAGAACATCTAACCATTCTCGCGTACGCCATAAAGCATTGGCAAAAAAATATCCCTGCTTAGGGCTGCCGATTTGTTGAGCGACGTCCCAAAGCGAGGCTAATGAGGCCGTCGATGTGATGGTTGCGTCGGTTTTCTTAGGGTAGTAACCGTATCCGGCCTGCCAACGTTTGAACGCCGTTTTATCAAACCCCCACACATTACTTTTGACGAAATTTCCTTCGGCGTGAATCGCTTGCTCAACCATGCTCTCGAATGAGACAAGCTTTTGAGGGTATTTTTCTCTAATAGTGGTCGAACTGGCGATGAAATCGTGCTTTAAGCCAGCAAGAAGAGCCCGGCCAATGTTAGATGGAACAGAAGTCACCACACCGAGCCAATAGGAAGCAATCTTAGGTGTGAGCAGTGATGTCGCCCAAAGCCGAAGTGGACGATCGGCTGTTTTGGCAATATGAGCAAACTGATTCCGATAAGAGATAATATCTGGGCCGCCGACTTCGAAGGTTTGGTTTTCTGTTGGTGTCTCTTGTGCCAGTTTTAGTAGGTAATAGTTAAGGTTCTGTAAGGCTATTGGGTTGGCTTTGGAGTCGACCCACTTGGGTGCAATCATGATGGGTAAGTTGTATACGAAATCTCGCATGATCTCGAACGCTGCAGAGCCTGGGCCAATGATCACGCCAGCTTGAAGTTCGGTCACGGGTACCGGGCCTTTACGAAGCAGTTCTCCGGTTTTCTTTCTTGCCTGAAGGTGATCAGAATCACCGGTCTGAGGCTGAAGGGAGCTTAGGTAGATGACGTGTTGATTCTTTGGCCCAAGCGCTGAAACAAAGTTACGTGCCAAGCTCAGTTCATAGTCAATGAAGTCATGACCTTCAGCCATTCCATGCACCAAGAAAAAGATAAGATCGAAGTCGGGAACGAGTGCCTGTGTCGCGGCTTTATCCACCAGGTCGAGATACTTAAGTGATAAATTGTCGTGAGGTTCGGTTCGAGCGGTTAAATAATCGATATGCCTTGCAGCGGCTGTGACGTGATACCCTTGTTCTAATAATAAGGGGAGGAGCTGCGAGCCAACATATCCAGAAGCGCCTAATACTAGTACTTTCTTCATCGTTACTCCATTTATCTTTGTGGTTAAAAACCGAACATGGATATAATAGCGCGATATATCTCTTTATTCATCAATACGTTCCGTTTGGGTATCTTTATGTTGATCTCTTCTATCATTCATCACACTCGTGGCGATTTTATTCGTAAGCTTATTGCGATTGCTGTGCCTATTACTTTGCAGAGTATTATGTTTTCAAGCCGAGGGTTGGTGGATGTGTTGATGTTAGGTCAACTTGGTGAAGCTGATATTGCAGCCGTGGGGGTTGCTAGCCGGGCGATGTTTGTAACGACCATTATGCTGGTGGGTGTTACCACGGGTGGTGCTCTGCTAACGGCTCAATATTGGGGGGCGGGTAACCGACAAGGTGTGAGAGAAAGTACTGCGCTGACCTGGCTGGTTTCGACACTGTTTGCGTTGCTGACAATTGTTTTATTCGTTTCTTTTCCTAAACAAATCATGGGCTTGACGACCCGATCTCAAGAAATCATCAGCCTAGGCGTTGAATACATCGTTATCACTTCATTTAGCATGTTAACGGTATCTTATGTCAGCAGTATGACTGTGGGCTTAAGGGCGATGCATAGGCCGGGGCTCAGCACTTTCTTCAGTGGGATCGGTATTTTATCGAATGTATTCTTAAACTGGGTTTTGATTTTTGGTCATTTTGGCTTTCCGGCTCTTGGGGTCAAAGGGGCGGCGATTGCAACGCTATTGAGCGGCCTAATTGAAGCGATAACCTTATTTGGCTACCTCTATGGTTCAAAGCACTTACTGGCTTTCAAGTTCTGCGATATTCAAACTGCCGCGACGATAGAAAAAGTGGTTCGTTTCTTAAAGCTATCACTTCCTACCACCTTTAACTTTTTCGCGTGGGCGGGAGGGCTGTTTGCTTATCAAGCGATCATGGGGCAATCGGGGGTGCAAGGTTTGACCGCTCTCTCGGTCATGACGCCTGTTGAGTCTATTTCGTTGAGCTTATTGATCGGCATGTCGAATGCCGCGGCTGTTTTAGTGGGTAACCAACTGGGTGCGAAAAATAATGAAGCGGTTTACTATCAAGCATTAGGTTTAACGATACTGTGTTTCTTTACTAATGTTGTCGTGGCGATCTTCCTGTATTTTATGCAAACACCAATACTTAATGCTTTCAGTGCGTTGACGGAAGAAACCAGAGCTCTTTCAGAGAAGTTTATGTTCATTTTAAGTGTTGGAATCGTCATCCGCTCAATCCCAATGACCGTGATCGTGGGGGTGCTGAGGGCTGGGGGGGATGTGAAGTTCTGCCTTTATCAAGACCTTATCGCACAATGGGTGATTGGCATTCCTGTGGCAGCCATCGCTGCTATTTATTTTAAACTCGCACCGGAATGGGTATATTTGCTGTTTCTTACTGAAGCGGTCATGAAGTGGGGGGGCTCGCTTTATCGTATGAAAACAAGGAAATGGATTAATAATTTAATAGGAAGTTGAACTCGGATCTATCAATTGTATGACTTTATCGTTGATGTGATCTATCTTTCAAAATACTTTCTCCTAACAGGGAATTAGTGTAGATTCTCATTCCAAATTCTAACTAATGTGAGCTGTTTAATGTTAAAACTGTCTGACCTATGTAAAGGCTATGTCGATGGGGGGGAGTTCCACCCTGTTTTACAAGGTGCTGAGTTAACATTAAATCAAGGCGATCAACTCGCATTAATGGGAGAAAGCGGTTCAGGTAAAAGTACATTGTTGAATCTCATCGCGGGTCTCGATCTTGTCGATTCAGGTGAAATTGTTTTCCCAAACTTCAATATGCATGATTCTACCGAAAGTTGCCGTACTGCATACCGTCGTAATAATATTGGGCATATCTTCCAACAATTTAACTTACTGCCGACACTTAATATTGCCGATAACATCCGTTTCTGTCGTCAACTAAAAGGGTTACCGGAAGATAAAGGGTTATGGAGGCAGATTTTGTCTGCACTCGATTTAATGCCTTTGCTTGGACGTTACCCAGAAGAGGCGTCAGGTGGGCAGCAACAACGAGCGGCCATCGCTCGTGCTTTGTATATGGAACCCAAAATCTTGTTGGCTGATGAACCTACGGGAAGCTTAGATGAGCGTAATGCCGAAGCTGTGATGCGTTTGTTAACCTCTTTGACCCGTCAGTTAGAATGTACTTTGTTGCTTGTTACGCACAGTGAAAAAGTCGCATTGCATATGGATGGTCGGATCCGGCTACAAGGAGGGCAACTGCATGTTATGGCCCGTAGTTAAGGCACTACTCGGCCATTATCGGCGTTATCCGCTTCAGGTTCTTTTGGTATGGCTTGGTTTAACCCTCGGTGTATCGCTTTTGGTTGGCGTTACGGCCATCAATGAGCATGCTAAACAGAGTTATGCGCATGGCGAAAGGCTTTTTTCGAATCCGCTCCCATATCGGATCCGACCAAAACACAATGCCAATAAAATCCCACAAGGCTTCTATATTCAACTTCGCCGTGAAGGCTTTCAACAGTGCTCTCCTTTTGATTACCATCGTATCACTGACGAAAATGGCGCGAACTTTATGTTAATAGGCTTAGACCCTGTGTCTATGCTTCAACTTCAACCCAGTGTTGCTTTA from Vibrio artabrorum includes these protein-coding regions:
- a CDS encoding MATE family efflux transporter — its product is MLISSIIHHTRGDFIRKLIAIAVPITLQSIMFSSRGLVDVLMLGQLGEADIAAVGVASRAMFVTTIMLVGVTTGGALLTAQYWGAGNRQGVRESTALTWLVSTLFALLTIVLFVSFPKQIMGLTTRSQEIISLGVEYIVITSFSMLTVSYVSSMTVGLRAMHRPGLSTFFSGIGILSNVFLNWVLIFGHFGFPALGVKGAAIATLLSGLIEAITLFGYLYGSKHLLAFKFCDIQTAATIEKVVRFLKLSLPTTFNFFAWAGGLFAYQAIMGQSGVQGLTALSVMTPVESISLSLLIGMSNAAAVLVGNQLGAKNNEAVYYQALGLTILCFFTNVVVAIFLYFMQTPILNAFSALTEETRALSEKFMFILSVGIVIRSIPMTVIVGVLRAGGDVKFCLYQDLIAQWVIGIPVAAIAAIYFKLAPEWVYLLFLTEAVMKWGGSLYRMKTRKWINNLIGS
- a CDS encoding DUF2913 family protein; the encoded protein is MSKYYIEIQKLVNDALGELYALHQAGKAVDAPIANNLYLVRWVTKAIKAQSYDRVVVPDLVRWQKQGRSQGNNADLTFTFKRISAFYGKFFPEGEQPKALKDSDVEAFMDKMYEMGWSVSSEDELTTGGKIQFFTDGEHSFALCGKQCDDSFDGELMVKPMNWFVRGNHAEFIQAAMEAGFMLHKVTDYKSAVKYHGEYIVYPGNQGNQLAEIPISVIG
- a CDS encoding SDR family oxidoreductase yields the protein MKKVLVLGASGYVGSQLLPLLLEQGYHVTAAARHIDYLTARTEPHDNLSLKYLDLVDKAATQALVPDFDLIFFLVHGMAEGHDFIDYELSLARNFVSALGPKNQHVIYLSSLQPQTGDSDHLQARKKTGELLRKGPVPVTELQAGVIIGPGSAAFEIMRDFVYNLPIMIAPKWVDSKANPIALQNLNYYLLKLAQETPTENQTFEVGGPDIISYRNQFAHIAKTADRPLRLWATSLLTPKIASYWLGVVTSVPSNIGRALLAGLKHDFIASSTTIREKYPQKLVSFESMVEQAIHAEGNFVKSNVWGFDKTAFKRWQAGYGYYPKKTDATITSTASLASLWDVAQQIGSPKQGYFFANALWRTREWLDVLFGGGIPIRQSPEGPHLKVGDKIDSWKVIRCEKNQFLSLLFGMKGPGLGRLEITVSDHGDTRSLNISAWWHPKGFSGLLYWFVMMPAHLFIFKGMVKAIEKQAQEQMRDTGDKMRKE
- a CDS encoding ABC transporter ATP-binding protein, whose amino-acid sequence is MLKLSDLCKGYVDGGEFHPVLQGAELTLNQGDQLALMGESGSGKSTLLNLIAGLDLVDSGEIVFPNFNMHDSTESCRTAYRRNNIGHIFQQFNLLPTLNIADNIRFCRQLKGLPEDKGLWRQILSALDLMPLLGRYPEEASGGQQQRAAIARALYMEPKILLADEPTGSLDERNAEAVMRLLTSLTRQLECTLLLVTHSEKVALHMDGRIRLQGGQLHVMARS